The Williamsia sp. DF01-3 genome has a window encoding:
- a CDS encoding AAA family ATPase, translating to MPDVAGSTGGPVPSVQSVQRSNRPRRVSVTSAQDDSKTSAEDFKLTQSDVALLEKAMFEVKRVIVGQDRLVERILVGLLARGHILLEGVPGVAKTLAVETYATVIGGSFSRVQFTPDLVPTDLIGTRIYRQGREEFDTELGPVVANFLLADEINRAPAKVQSALLEVMAERHVSIGGTTYPMPDPFLVMATQNPIENEGVYPLPEAQRDRFLFKILVDYPAVEEEREIVYRMGNVPPKASRVLDAETMVRLQNTAANVFVHHALVDYVVRVINATRRPAELGMHDVAGWLAYGASPRATLGIVAASRALALVRGRDYVIPQDVVELIPDVLRHRLVLSYDALADEVDADAVITRVLQTVGLPQVSAQPLSTPPTVGGQAPPQQSPQQGQPAYSQGPGPLTKPAAAQANPAQGNQSHYGG from the coding sequence ATGCCGGACGTGGCTGGCTCCACCGGCGGCCCAGTACCCTCGGTGCAGTCAGTACAACGATCGAACAGACCCCGGAGGGTATCGGTGACCTCAGCGCAGGACGACAGCAAGACCTCGGCAGAGGATTTCAAGCTCACGCAGTCCGACGTCGCGTTGCTCGAGAAGGCGATGTTCGAGGTCAAAAGGGTCATCGTCGGTCAGGACCGCCTGGTCGAACGCATCCTGGTCGGTCTCCTGGCCCGCGGTCACATCTTGCTCGAAGGTGTGCCGGGCGTGGCAAAGACCCTTGCGGTCGAGACGTACGCGACCGTCATCGGTGGCAGCTTCTCGCGGGTGCAGTTCACCCCCGACCTGGTGCCCACCGACCTCATCGGTACCCGTATCTATCGCCAGGGTCGTGAGGAGTTCGACACCGAACTCGGACCCGTGGTGGCCAACTTCCTTCTGGCCGACGAGATCAACCGTGCACCCGCAAAGGTGCAGTCGGCGCTCTTGGAGGTGATGGCCGAGCGGCATGTCTCCATCGGCGGCACCACCTATCCGATGCCCGACCCGTTCCTGGTGATGGCGACGCAGAACCCCATCGAGAACGAGGGCGTGTACCCGCTGCCCGAGGCACAGCGTGACCGGTTCCTGTTCAAGATCCTGGTCGACTACCCGGCGGTGGAGGAAGAACGCGAGATCGTCTACCGGATGGGTAACGTCCCGCCCAAGGCATCCCGCGTTCTCGACGCGGAGACGATGGTCCGGCTGCAGAACACCGCAGCGAATGTCTTTGTGCATCACGCCCTCGTCGATTATGTGGTCCGTGTGATCAATGCGACCCGGCGACCGGCCGAACTCGGCATGCACGATGTCGCGGGATGGCTGGCATACGGCGCATCCCCCCGAGCCACGCTGGGCATCGTTGCGGCTTCGCGCGCACTCGCGCTGGTGCGTGGTCGCGACTACGTGATTCCCCAGGACGTGGTCGAGCTCATTCCCGACGTGCTCCGCCACCGTTTGGTACTGAGCTACGACGCGCTGGCTGACGAGGTGGATGCAGATGCCGTCATCACCCGGGTGTTGCAGACGGTCGGTCTGCCCCAGGTCAGCGCGCAGCCGCTGTCCACCCCGCCCACCGTGGGTGGACAGGCCCCGCCGCAGCAGTCGCCACAGCAAGGCCAGCCGGCGTACTCGCAGGGGCCCGGTCCTCTGACCAAACCTGCTGCCGCGCAGGCCAACCCGGCGCAGGGCAACCAGTCGCACTATGGCGGATAA
- a CDS encoding DUF58 domain-containing protein: MADNSTLPSFGAGTLEDPKLTAALKTLEIVVRRKLDGVLQGEHLGLIPGPGTEPGEAREYQPGDDVRRMDWSVTARTTHAHVRQMVADRELETWLVVDMSASLDFGTVNTTKRDLAVAACAAIAHLTLGGGNRLGAVVCTGDQVVRIPARGGRAHALSTLKTIATTTRANDGVRGDLFAGIDALRRPERRRGLAVVVSDFLGPLNWDRPLRAVSGHHDVLGVEVLDPRDMELPAVGEVVLRDAESGQIRELTITDKVRADFARAAEDHRMAVQRALRQCGAPTLALRTDRDWIADVVRFIAQRRRGMNAGATR, from the coding sequence ATGGCGGATAACAGCACGCTCCCGTCGTTCGGCGCCGGCACCCTCGAAGACCCCAAGCTGACCGCAGCACTCAAGACCCTGGAAATCGTGGTTCGCCGCAAGCTCGACGGGGTGCTGCAGGGTGAACACCTCGGGCTCATCCCGGGACCGGGGACCGAGCCGGGGGAGGCTCGCGAGTACCAGCCCGGCGACGACGTGCGCCGGATGGATTGGTCGGTGACGGCCCGGACAACCCATGCTCACGTCCGGCAGATGGTGGCCGATCGCGAACTCGAGACCTGGCTCGTCGTCGACATGTCGGCGAGTCTGGATTTCGGCACGGTCAACACCACCAAACGTGATCTGGCGGTGGCGGCCTGCGCGGCCATCGCTCACCTCACTCTGGGCGGAGGCAACCGGTTGGGCGCGGTGGTGTGCACCGGCGATCAGGTGGTGCGAATCCCTGCCCGCGGTGGCCGGGCGCACGCTTTGAGCACGCTCAAGACCATTGCCACCACCACCCGCGCGAACGACGGTGTGCGCGGCGACCTGTTCGCCGGAATCGACGCCCTGCGCAGGCCCGAGCGACGCCGGGGTCTGGCCGTGGTGGTCAGCGACTTCCTCGGGCCGCTCAACTGGGACCGCCCACTGCGGGCCGTGTCCGGTCACCACGATGTCCTCGGTGTCGAGGTCCTCGATCCACGCGACATGGAATTGCCTGCGGTGGGTGAGGTGGTGCTACGCGATGCCGAATCGGGGCAGATCCGCGAATTGACGATCACCGACAAGGTGCGGGCCGATTTCGCCAGAGCCGCCGAAGACCACCGGATGGCGGTGCAGCGCGCGTTGAGGCAGTGTGGTGCACCGACATTGGCGCTTCGCACCGACCGCGACTGGATCGCCGACGTCGTGCGATTCATCGCGCAGCGGAGGCGGGGAATGAACGCGGGGGCCACCCGATGA
- a CDS encoding VWA domain-containing protein translates to MSWLDFASPWWLLIILVVAALVAGYIYMQRRRQNRALKFANLDLLNTVAPQTRNRTQHIPIVLMVIALLVLTVAMAGPQADRKVPRNKATVMLVIDVSRSMDATDVAPSRLKAAQEAGKKFADELTEGINLGLISYAGTATTLVSPTPDRAATKDAIDKLRLDDKTATGEGILAAVTQIKTLNAVLGGDKGAPPAQVVLLSDGKETVPDDPDDPRGAFTAARKAKEDRIPVNTISFGTRGGTVELEGDRIPVPVDDDSLRKIAQLSEGKFFTASSLDELNQVYGNLQDQIGYETRRGDASRPWLIAGTLLVLLAVGSAVAINRRLP, encoded by the coding sequence ATGAGTTGGCTCGACTTCGCGTCACCCTGGTGGTTGCTGATCATCCTCGTCGTGGCCGCCTTGGTGGCCGGATACATCTACATGCAGCGGCGACGGCAGAACCGTGCCCTGAAGTTCGCCAATCTGGACCTGCTGAACACGGTTGCCCCACAAACGCGCAACCGGACGCAGCACATTCCGATCGTGCTGATGGTGATCGCCCTGCTCGTGCTGACGGTGGCGATGGCCGGTCCTCAGGCCGACCGAAAAGTGCCGCGTAACAAGGCCACCGTGATGCTTGTCATCGACGTGTCCCGATCGATGGACGCAACCGACGTGGCACCGTCGCGGCTCAAGGCTGCTCAAGAGGCCGGTAAGAAGTTCGCGGACGAACTCACCGAGGGCATCAACCTGGGGTTGATCTCATACGCCGGAACGGCGACCACTCTGGTGTCGCCGACACCCGATCGTGCCGCCACCAAGGACGCGATCGACAAATTGCGCCTCGACGACAAGACCGCCACCGGTGAAGGTATCCTCGCCGCGGTCACGCAGATCAAGACCCTCAATGCCGTGCTCGGCGGCGACAAGGGTGCTCCGCCCGCGCAGGTGGTGTTGCTGTCGGACGGCAAGGAAACGGTGCCCGACGACCCCGACGACCCGCGAGGAGCTTTTACCGCGGCCCGTAAGGCGAAAGAGGACCGGATTCCGGTCAACACCATTTCGTTCGGAACCCGCGGCGGCACAGTCGAACTGGAAGGCGACCGGATCCCGGTGCCCGTCGACGACGATTCGCTCCGCAAGATCGCGCAGTTGTCGGAGGGTAAGTTCTTCACCGCCTCGAGCCTTGATGAACTCAACCAGGTCTACGGCAATCTCCAGGACCAGATCGGTTACGAGACCCGGCGCGGCGACGCGTCCCGCCCGTGGCTGATCGCCGGCACGCTGCTCGTACTCCTCGCGGTCGGCAGTGCCGTGGCGATCAACCGGCGCCTGCCCTGA
- the fabG1 gene encoding 3-oxoacyl-ACP reductase FabG1, with protein MADSNEQVSRSVLVTGGNRGIGLAIAQRLAADGHKVAVTHRGSGAPEGLFGVECDVTDTESITRAFAAIEEHQGPVEVLVSNAGVTDDTLLMRMTEEQFERVVDANLTGSFRVAKAACRSMLRKRFGRFIFLGSAVAMMGTPGQINYASSKAGLIGMARSLTRELGSRSITANVVAPGLIDTDMTAELPDEYKEQAVKLIPAARVGRPEEVAAVVSWLASDDSAYVSGAVIPVDGGLGMGH; from the coding sequence ATGGCTGACAGCAACGAACAGGTGTCCCGGTCGGTTCTGGTGACCGGGGGCAACCGTGGAATCGGATTGGCGATCGCGCAACGGCTGGCCGCGGACGGGCACAAAGTGGCCGTCACACATCGTGGTTCGGGCGCGCCCGAGGGTTTGTTCGGCGTCGAATGCGACGTCACCGACACCGAATCGATCACCCGGGCCTTCGCGGCGATCGAAGAACACCAGGGCCCGGTGGAGGTGCTGGTCTCCAACGCCGGCGTCACCGACGACACCCTCCTGATGCGGATGACCGAGGAGCAGTTCGAGAGGGTCGTGGACGCCAACCTCACCGGTTCGTTCCGCGTCGCCAAGGCCGCGTGCCGGTCCATGCTGCGCAAGCGATTCGGCCGCTTCATCTTTCTGGGATCCGCGGTGGCGATGATGGGGACCCCCGGCCAGATCAACTACGCGTCGTCCAAGGCGGGACTGATCGGAATGGCCCGATCGCTCACCCGTGAACTCGGATCTCGATCGATCACCGCCAACGTCGTGGCGCCCGGACTGATCGACACCGACATGACCGCCGAACTGCCGGACGAATACAAGGAACAGGCCGTGAAGCTGATCCCCGCGGCGCGCGTCGGCAGGCCTGAAGAAGTGGCCGCCGTGGTGAGCTGGCTGGCGTCCGACGATTCGGCGTACGTGTCCGGTGCCGTGATCCCTGTCGACGGCGGTCTGGGCATGGGCCACTGA
- the inhA gene encoding NADH-dependent enoyl-ACP reductase InhA yields MSGLLDGKTILITGIITDSSIAFHAAAMAQEQGARVIITGFDRLRLIDRIAQRLPKEVPPAVELDITDEEHLGTLADRLKELAPEGIDGVLHSIAFAPRTLMGPEAKSFLEGPGPDAAQSFQVSAWSYAALARAVLPAMNEGGSIVGMDFDPRTAMPYYNWMGVAKAALESVNRYVAREVGEAKRIRSNLVAAGPIKTLAAKAIAGTATGDAKKLNQLNEYWDGASPIGWDVDDATVVAKSICALLSDWLPGTTGSIVYVDGGASHNTWFPEDM; encoded by the coding sequence GTGAGCGGACTTCTCGACGGCAAGACCATCCTGATCACCGGGATCATCACCGATTCCTCGATCGCGTTCCACGCGGCCGCAATGGCGCAGGAGCAGGGCGCGCGGGTCATCATCACCGGATTCGACCGCCTGCGGCTGATCGACCGGATCGCTCAGCGACTCCCCAAGGAGGTCCCTCCCGCCGTCGAGCTCGACATCACCGACGAGGAGCACCTGGGCACGCTGGCCGACCGGCTCAAAGAGCTTGCGCCCGAGGGCATCGACGGTGTGCTGCACTCGATCGCCTTTGCGCCCAGGACCCTGATGGGCCCGGAGGCCAAGTCGTTCCTGGAAGGTCCCGGGCCCGATGCGGCGCAGTCGTTCCAGGTGTCGGCCTGGAGTTATGCCGCACTTGCGCGAGCAGTGTTGCCTGCGATGAACGAGGGTGGCTCGATCGTGGGGATGGACTTCGATCCGCGCACGGCGATGCCGTACTACAACTGGATGGGTGTGGCCAAGGCCGCCCTCGAATCGGTCAATCGGTATGTGGCGCGTGAGGTGGGCGAGGCCAAGCGCATCCGCTCCAACCTGGTGGCCGCAGGCCCCATCAAAACCCTTGCCGCCAAAGCGATCGCGGGTACGGCCACCGGCGACGCGAAGAAGCTCAACCAGCTCAACGAGTACTGGGATGGTGCGTCCCCGATCGGCTGGGATGTCGATGACGCGACCGTTGTGGCGAAGTCGATCTGCGCGCTGCTGTCGGACTGGCTGCCGGGCACAACAGGGTCGATCGTCTACGTCGACGGCGGGGCCAGCCACAACACCTGGTTCCCGGAAGACATGTAG
- a CDS encoding ferrochelatase yields MSADFDAVLVLSFGGPDKPADVRPFLENVTRGRGVPPERLDEVAEHYYHFGGVSPINALNRDLIASLEAELARSDIDLPVYFGNRNWHPMIEDTLARIHSDGHRRVLVFPTSAWGGYSGCRQYDEDIARALDSLGPDADSMVLRKLPHFWNHPAMTAACADAIRVALGRVPEDERDDVRLIFTAHSIPDSADKAAGPPEDGGRLYSKQVAEASRLAAAAAGFDVFDQVWQSRSGPPQIPWLDPDICDHLEDVAAQGVPSVIVCPIGFVSDHLEVLWDLDNEGKDKADELGLTYERAATVGTDPRFISMIVSLISEQLAGEVPFRPGMTENGSPCAQGCCAPVRRPA; encoded by the coding sequence ATGAGCGCAGACTTCGATGCTGTTCTGGTGTTGTCCTTCGGCGGGCCCGACAAGCCCGCCGACGTTCGGCCGTTCCTCGAGAACGTCACGCGCGGTAGGGGTGTGCCCCCGGAACGGCTCGACGAGGTCGCCGAGCACTACTACCACTTCGGTGGTGTCTCGCCGATCAATGCGCTCAACCGCGACCTGATCGCCTCGTTGGAGGCCGAGCTCGCACGGTCGGACATCGATCTACCCGTCTATTTCGGCAACCGCAACTGGCACCCGATGATCGAGGACACCCTCGCGCGCATCCATTCGGACGGGCACCGTCGGGTGCTGGTGTTCCCGACGTCGGCGTGGGGTGGGTATTCGGGCTGCCGACAGTACGACGAGGACATCGCCCGTGCCCTGGACTCGTTGGGGCCGGATGCGGATTCGATGGTGTTGCGCAAATTGCCCCATTTCTGGAATCACCCGGCGATGACAGCTGCTTGCGCCGACGCGATCCGCGTTGCGCTCGGACGTGTACCGGAAGACGAACGTGATGACGTGCGGCTGATCTTCACCGCCCACTCGATCCCCGACTCGGCCGACAAGGCGGCCGGGCCGCCCGAGGACGGGGGAAGGCTCTACAGCAAGCAGGTCGCCGAGGCGTCCCGATTGGCCGCGGCCGCTGCGGGTTTCGACGTGTTCGACCAGGTCTGGCAGTCGCGGTCGGGACCACCCCAGATCCCGTGGCTGGATCCCGATATCTGCGACCATCTCGAAGACGTTGCCGCCCAGGGTGTCCCATCGGTGATCGTATGCCCGATCGGGTTTGTGTCGGATCATCTCGAAGTGCTCTGGGATCTGGACAACGAGGGCAAGGACAAAGCCGACGAACTCGGGCTGACGTATGAGCGAGCCGCCACCGTCGGCACCGATCCGCGGTTCATCTCCATGATCGTCTCGCTGATCAGCGAACAGCTTGCCGGTGAAGTGCCGTTTCGGCCGGGGATGACCGAGAACGGGTCCCCCTGTGCGCAGGGGTGTTGCGCGCCGGTGCGACGGCCGGCCTGA
- a CDS encoding DUF3097 domain-containing protein gives MAVNSTGPHRRVPDRYGRDVLSEPRRSTRPAVPEVTAERDLVVEDAASGFCGAVVGFERSYDGEFVRLEDRRGSTRIFALRPAAFLIDGSPVTLIKPVRKAPGAPARTASGSVAPVSRRARVARASRLFVEGVHDAALMERIWGDDLRVEGVVVASLDGLDNLGEALAEFEPGPTRRAGVLVDHLVAGSKESRLTERVGPHVLVCGHPYIDVWEAVKPAAVGISAWPKIPRGIDWKTGVCNELGWGSPRDGWRKVNSSVSSFRDIEVPLIRAVEELIDFVTAIESLSRTDRS, from the coding sequence GTGGCGGTGAACAGCACTGGACCACATCGCCGAGTCCCGGATCGTTACGGTCGCGATGTACTCTCCGAGCCCCGGCGGTCCACTCGCCCGGCGGTTCCCGAGGTGACGGCCGAACGGGACCTGGTCGTCGAGGACGCCGCCAGCGGATTCTGCGGCGCGGTGGTCGGTTTCGAACGCAGTTACGACGGGGAGTTCGTGCGGTTGGAAGACCGGCGAGGGTCCACCCGGATCTTCGCATTGCGCCCCGCGGCATTCCTCATCGATGGGTCGCCGGTGACCCTGATCAAACCGGTTCGAAAAGCGCCTGGGGCGCCGGCCCGCACCGCCTCGGGTTCCGTTGCCCCGGTCAGCAGGAGAGCCCGGGTGGCCCGCGCCAGCAGGTTGTTCGTCGAAGGCGTACACGACGCCGCGTTGATGGAACGCATCTGGGGCGACGACTTGCGGGTGGAAGGTGTGGTGGTCGCCAGCCTCGACGGCCTCGACAATCTGGGTGAAGCCCTCGCCGAATTCGAGCCCGGGCCGACCCGGCGGGCGGGCGTCCTGGTCGACCACCTCGTCGCCGGGTCGAAGGAATCGCGGCTCACCGAACGTGTCGGTCCGCATGTCCTGGTCTGCGGGCATCCCTACATCGATGTGTGGGAGGCAGTGAAACCGGCAGCGGTCGGCATCAGTGCGTGGCCGAAGATCCCGCGCGGGATCGACTGGAAGACAGGGGTGTGCAACGAACTGGGCTGGGGTTCACCACGTGACGGCTGGCGGAAGGTGAACAGTTCGGTCTCGAGTTTTCGGGACATCGAGGTGCCGCTCATCCGCGCGGTGGAAGAGCTGATCGACTTCGTCACCGCCATCGAATCCTTAAGCCGCACCGACCGGTCGTGA
- a CDS encoding SPFH domain-containing protein, which produces MNAVIVGLIIIAVLVLVVGVILVKSIALIPQAEAAVIERLGRYTKTVSGQLTLLVPFVDRIRARIDLRERVVSFAPQPVITEDNLTVLIDTVVYFQVTVPQAAVYEINDYIVGVEQLATTTLRNVVGGMTLEETLTSRDSINAQLRGVLDEATSRWGLRVARVELKSILPPPSIQESMEKQMKADREKRATILTAEGQRESAIKTAEGNKQSQILYAEGAKAAAILTAEGERQSRILQAQGDRAATYLRAEGEAKSIQKVFAAIKAAKPTPELLAYQYLQQLPEMAKGEASKVWVVPSDFGSALQGFARSFGVQSDDGVFRYEPTADDGSAQPDDTDMSSWFETAADPKVAQAVAEAEAVARKPVDDDPLLARPRTDPGIDQAGASDQPGWQTPAIDPGRVEQ; this is translated from the coding sequence ATGAACGCAGTGATAGTCGGACTCATCATCATCGCCGTTCTCGTGCTGGTGGTCGGGGTGATCCTCGTCAAGTCCATCGCACTCATCCCGCAGGCCGAGGCGGCGGTGATCGAACGCCTTGGCCGCTACACCAAGACGGTGTCGGGTCAGCTGACATTGTTGGTGCCGTTCGTCGACCGCATCCGTGCCCGGATCGATCTGCGAGAACGCGTGGTGTCGTTTGCCCCGCAACCTGTCATCACCGAGGACAACCTGACCGTTCTGATCGACACCGTGGTGTATTTCCAGGTCACGGTGCCGCAGGCGGCGGTGTACGAGATCAACGACTACATCGTCGGCGTCGAACAGTTGGCCACCACGACGCTGCGCAACGTCGTCGGTGGGATGACGCTCGAAGAGACCCTGACCTCACGGGACTCCATCAACGCTCAGCTGCGTGGGGTGCTCGATGAGGCCACCAGTCGATGGGGTCTGCGCGTCGCCCGGGTCGAACTCAAGAGCATCCTCCCTCCGCCGTCCATCCAGGAGTCGATGGAAAAACAGATGAAGGCAGATCGCGAGAAGCGGGCAACGATCCTGACCGCAGAAGGTCAGCGGGAATCGGCGATCAAGACCGCCGAGGGTAACAAGCAGAGTCAGATCCTCTACGCCGAAGGCGCCAAGGCGGCGGCGATCCTGACCGCGGAGGGCGAACGGCAGTCACGGATCCTGCAGGCGCAAGGCGATCGCGCCGCCACGTACCTCCGTGCCGAAGGTGAAGCCAAGTCGATCCAGAAGGTCTTTGCCGCGATCAAAGCCGCAAAACCGACCCCGGAACTGCTGGCCTACCAGTATCTCCAGCAACTACCGGAGATGGCCAAGGGCGAAGCCAGCAAGGTGTGGGTGGTCCCGAGTGACTTCGGCTCGGCGCTACAGGGATTCGCGAGATCATTTGGTGTCCAGTCCGATGACGGGGTGTTCCGTTACGAGCCGACCGCCGACGACGGCAGCGCCCAGCCGGACGACACAGACATGTCCAGCTGGTTCGAAACCGCAGCCGATCCCAAGGTGGCCCAGGCCGTGGCCGAGGCTGAGGCAGTGGCCCGCAAGCCGGTCGATGACGATCCACTGCTGGCCCGTCCCCGCACCGATCCGGGCATCGATCAGGCCGGGGCCTCGGACCAACCCGGCTGGCAGACGCCGGCAATCGACCCCGGCAGGGTTGAGCAATAG
- a CDS encoding SatD family protein — MYVVTIDQRHSRREADRVPHALQSLTHIPVIRPFDRTAGDEFQAVLDDPAAVVDTVLTLAEEGGWSIGVGIGTVELPLPSITRAGRGPAFERARDAVNAAKTNPYSVAVVGPDPTPCTYAQTGLRLLVRTVAGRSDAGHAAARQMRSGQTQSVAAATLGITPQALSQRLRAADWYIEEETRLLATHLLQSAHS, encoded by the coding sequence ATGTACGTCGTCACCATCGACCAACGGCACAGCCGACGAGAAGCCGACCGTGTACCCCACGCGCTGCAGTCGCTGACCCACATCCCGGTCATCCGCCCATTCGATCGAACCGCGGGAGACGAGTTCCAGGCAGTACTCGACGACCCCGCCGCAGTCGTCGACACCGTGCTCACCCTCGCCGAAGAAGGTGGGTGGAGTATCGGGGTCGGGATCGGCACCGTGGAACTCCCGTTGCCATCCATCACTCGCGCCGGGCGGGGACCCGCGTTCGAACGCGCACGCGACGCGGTCAATGCCGCGAAGACCAATCCTTACAGCGTCGCCGTCGTGGGGCCTGACCCCACGCCCTGCACATACGCCCAGACCGGGCTTCGATTGCTGGTCCGCACGGTCGCCGGACGATCGGATGCCGGACACGCCGCGGCTCGCCAGATGCGTTCGGGACAGACTCAGTCGGTGGCTGCTGCCACACTCGGGATCACCCCGCAGGCGCTGTCGCAGCGATTGCGTGCCGCGGACTGGTACATCGAGGAGGAGACGCGTTTGCTGGCCACACATCTACTGCAGTCGGCACATTCATGA
- a CDS encoding TVP38/TMEM64 family protein, protein MKFSGRLTGRTAVIRALGGLVVVLAVLLGAYLIPLPSVGRLRDWADSFGPNFVWIFFIGYAVIAIGPVPRSAFTAASGLLFGPLVGFVGAMLATIFAALMAFVLVRRLGRERIRPYLRHPVARSVELRMERRGWLAVGSLRLIAAFPFSVTNYVAALSAIKFVPYALATVIGVAPGTAAVVILGNALAGDGDPIMLALSAGLFSLGVFGLILDTRLSVRKPTDGDVENTVKPADELSNRAG, encoded by the coding sequence GTGAAATTCAGTGGCCGGCTCACCGGGCGAACCGCGGTGATCCGGGCGCTCGGCGGACTGGTGGTGGTGCTCGCCGTCCTGCTCGGCGCCTACCTGATCCCCTTGCCCTCGGTGGGCAGGCTCCGGGACTGGGCCGACTCGTTCGGGCCGAACTTCGTATGGATCTTCTTCATCGGCTATGCCGTCATCGCGATCGGACCCGTACCCCGCTCGGCGTTCACGGCAGCATCCGGTTTGCTGTTCGGTCCGCTGGTGGGTTTCGTCGGCGCGATGCTGGCCACCATATTCGCGGCTTTGATGGCTTTTGTACTGGTCAGACGCCTGGGACGAGAACGTATCCGGCCTTATCTACGCCACCCGGTTGCTCGGTCGGTGGAGCTGCGCATGGAACGCCGGGGATGGCTTGCGGTCGGATCACTCCGGCTGATCGCCGCGTTTCCGTTCTCTGTCACCAACTACGTCGCAGCTCTGTCTGCCATCAAGTTCGTGCCTTATGCGCTTGCCACGGTGATCGGTGTGGCACCTGGAACAGCAGCCGTGGTGATCCTCGGCAATGCGCTCGCGGGAGACGGCGATCCGATCATGCTGGCCTTGTCGGCGGGCCTGTTCAGCCTCGGCGTGTTCGGTCTGATCCTCGACACGAGGCTGTCGGTGAGGAAACCCACCGATGGCGATGTGGAGAACACCGTCAAGCCTGCAGATGAACTCTCGAACCGTGCTGGTTGA